In the genome of Danaus plexippus chromosome 18 unlocalized genomic scaffold, MEX_DaPlex mxdp_20, whole genome shotgun sequence, the window TAACTTTACCaaggataaaatatcacaaaagtatatttatattatctagtactaaaaaataatgtctttCGAATATAACACTGTCAAGCCTCCTAtcctatttatacaaaatgctTGTTATTTAAGTGAACCTTATTATACCATATTTCATTATGGTTGTTCTTGGTAGTAACAAGGCCAATTAGACTAAAGGGCTATTGAAATGTGCCATTAacaatacttaattttataaacaaattatcatatacatatattgtgttTCAGATTGTGCACAATGCTTCCATAATGAATGCAGTTAGTTGTTGTGGGTTACAGCTTTATAATTTCGGAGAAACTGTATCAATACCATTTTGGTCAGACACATGGAAGCCAGATAGTTTCTTTGAAAAGATTATAGGAAATTACTCAAGAAATTTACACACTCTTTGTTTGTTAGGTATGATTGGTCATTGAATATAACATCGATTTATACACTTTTTACAAAAGCTTGTTTCATCTGGTTTGCTCATTTCAGATATAAAAGTTAAGGAACCCACGGAAGAATCATTGACAAAAAAGGTTAGACAATACATGGATCCAAAATTTATGTCAGTCAAAGATGCAGCAAGACAATTAGTAGAGATAATAGCAAACAAGAATAATGATAAACAAGGTATCTCAGGAAATaagttaacttttatttatttgaacctTAAAAAGGACAAAAATACTTCAAAGTATTTCATTGCATACCtagaaaatcaaaatatcataaatataggATAAAAATaggtacattaattttttattaaatcttacgAGTAATCCAAGATGGTTGTACTGGTTTCAATATGCGACAATTACTTTTATGTCTATTGTTTACAGAGaacaatacttatattttaaaattcgaaataaatttatgttcagTATACGAAAGACACCATTTCAATGTGtgagatataatttatcacttttttttctattggGTTCTGAGATTATTATtgaggattttttttcatatgacAAATGGAATATAATTTGTCAGATATTATcaaacaagtttttaaaaagatgttttgtaagtatataattgtaatatttacattaacttTGCTACTTTTTCCAGATCTAACACCAGACACGCTTGTGGTCGGCTTATCCAGAGTTGGTGCACTCGATCAAAAGATAGTCGCTGGTAGCTTAGAATATATGCAAAAATGTGACCTAGGACCCCCTCTACATAGTCTTGTTATCCCAGCTCCTAACTTGCACCCACTTGAACTGGAGTACCTTGCTCAGTTCAGGTAGCTGGCTCATCCCGGTCAagtgtttattaaatgaaacctgttctttataatacatatttattggcTACAAATGCCAAAAGTTACTCACAACAACATATTTTGTTGAACAAgagaaatattacattaaataaatgtttaagaagaatttaattatatagttttattattatttacaattgcaataattaaaatgacattataaacaaattacaaacTGCTACTACGAGAAATAACATTCAAACTCATCGTTGGTCCTCAAAGCTACCAAAGAAACTaccacatacatatattttaaaatcaatcttgagtcataaacattaaaaggtacattaattattatttggtcTAAGTTgcgtattataaataatgaaattataaaaatatacaaaaaacggAATGTAGAGATACCAAaggtgaatattatttatatattaaaaaaaaaaaatcgtaatcGCTACACATTAAACATCTCTAGATAATATAACTGGAACATGGTGGgtcacattaattttaataacataatttatagagGCATGGCTTACgacgtaataattttacactatGTCACACTATgacaagttttaaattaatgttaaaattatacagtCTTTAAACTTAATTGTAAGGACTACATACAtgaatactaatattaaatatataagaaaagatGTTCGTGCGTTCTATTCGTCAAGTGAGATTACAAAACTGGTTTACATAAATAGATATGAATGGAGTATTTAAACAGCGGACACCTGCTGGTCGTCATCCTCGTCGTCTGGAGCATCGTGATAGTAATCGTACGAGCGGGTGACACCCTCGTGCGAGTGCGCACGGCTGAGTCGTTCCAGACGGGCGACCTGTGCGGCGAGGGTGTACGGCATCCTGGGTATGGGTGGCAGCGGTCGAACGCAGTTAGCCGTCGTACATGAACCGTGGCCACTGTCGCTAGATGTAGCTGAACCGGTCTTCCTTAATGGCAAGTTTACTAATGACGTCACACTGCTACTCTCCGCCGATAAGTCCACGGGCAATGGCGTCGGCGTATCCGAATGCGATCTCTCGTGCGCTGCACGGGAACAACATATCCCGGACCCAGGATGACCGTCCCGACGTTGCGAGCAAGGCGACGGGCCCGGAGGGGCGGGCCTGGGTTGATGAGGTCTGGTCTTAGCAGGCTCAGATAAAGCCAGTAGCTTTCGTACAGCCTGCGGGGAAGCCGCTCCAAACTTATTTCCGGCGAAACTCTTCTTACTCTCGCTTGCTGATGAAGCGCTACTGGTCGTGGAAAGTGAAGGCGAAGGATGCCGTCGTCGCGGCATAGTTGGAGCAGGTCCGGAACCTTCGCATTCTAGAGACAACGCATGAAGACGTTCTTCATCTGTTTCTACATGCATTCTATTTAGATATGCTTTAACTCTCCGGACCATCTGTGCTTCTTCAAACATCTTTTTCGGATTAGGAACGTTGGAAGATTTCTTCCTTCTTTTAACTGTCACCTGTCCTTGTTGGACTCCTGTTGTAAGTTGATTCAAAGCAACCATAGCATTAGACGGTGGCTGTTTCCCTAGTTCTAACAGTGTGAGGAGATCATATGGCGAACTGCACATATTGGTCAGGGTTCGTACCTCTTTAGCAATCATGCGCaacttttcaaaattaacCATCCCTTCCACTTTCGTATCATTACCGAGATGAATGAATGTTAAATCTTTTCTAACAACTGGATAGAATGGTATCACTGGCGATCTTCCTTGCTCTATCGTTACTAACTGACgatattttgacatatttcTGGAAGGATCCATCAGCATTTGAAGATCAGAGAACAGCTTGTTATATTTCGTGGGTAATTTTTCCCAAGTCATTCTTAATCTAGATACGGCTCCATGTCCTAAGCCAGAAATGATAGCGAACATAGAATTGAAATTCTTACACTCTTTGCAATGACGAGCTACTTTTATGAACTGTTTTATGATTTTGGATCTTCtcacaatattttgttcattgaCGACCTCGGTCACGACCCAGAACATTTCTTTGTTAACCAAACCAGCAAACTGGGATAACATGGGTGTTCCATacctactttttaaatcaaacaaatcGTCAACATATTCGGTGCTTTCAATCTGTCGGAATATACAGAAATCCTGTAAGGTTAATTGCACAGCGACTTCAACAGCATTCAGTTGTAAGAAATGTACAACACTTTCCCTTAGAAGCTCTGGTGCCATTTCGTCTGGCACTAATGTTTCACTTACGCCATTTGTCTTCAAATAGTACCTTGAACTCAGTCCAATACGCTCAGCGAGATTTTGCAACTGATCTGGTAGGCggtgttgttttattatgcCTCCTTGGGCTACAGACACTTCACATAAGGAAAAATTTGAACTAGGATCGGTTATACCAAACTCTTGTAGAGTAAGCATGACAACTTCTCTAGCAGTTGTCTCTTTGTGTACTAACAAGTATTTGCATGTTTGATCGGCTCTATAGACTTTTAGTACATGTTCAGGATAGTCTGATGATTGATATTCATCGTAACATATTGATATGAGATCTGGGTTGCTGTGTGAGTTGTAGAATGATGTACTGGAATTAGGTTTGTGCAATGACTCAGAATGTGAGAGAACACTATCATCATTATGAATGCCATCATTGATAGTATTTTTAGGAAGTATGTTCATTTTCATCAAAGCTTTTTGCAATCTCCTTTTAGGACCCAATgtcataaaacctttttgggGCTCCTTTTTGATATTCATTTGTTGCGGTTTTTTGGTTGGAGATTGGAACATTGGTGTCAATGTGATGGGGTCATCACTCAGGAGTTCTGCTGTTGACAATCTAGCTCTGGGGTCCGTTTGCCAGCGAACCATATTTGCGCCCCCTCTTTGTCTCGGAGAGTTTTCTGGCATTAACATCATCTGCTTAAATGCTAATAGATTACTTTTAACTGTAATGCTCAAATGTGTGGAACCCGTAATTATTTCCATGGCTTTTGCGTGACTTACATGTTGAAATGATTGACAATTCACTTCCAATATCTGATCCCCACGTTTCAAACCTACATCTTCAGCTTTTGAATGTTTTtcaacttttaaaacaaag includes:
- the LOC116772852 gene encoding diphthine methyl ester synthase translates to MFYLIGLGLGDAKDVTVKGLEIIRKCDKVFLEAYTSILTVGKEVLEEFYQRPLIIADRDLCESNIDEILKEAKVQDIALLVVGDPLGATTHTDMLLRAKDFGVETMIVHNASIMNAVSCCGLQLYNFGETVSIPFWSDTWKPDSFFEKIIGNYSRNLHTLCLLDIKVKEPTEESLTKKVRQYMDPKFMSVKDAARQLVEIIANKNNDKQDLTPDTLVVGLSRVGALDQKIVAGSLEYMQKCDLGPPLHSLVIPAPNLHPLELEYLAQFR
- the LOC116772851 gene encoding rap guanine nucleotide exchange factor 2 gives rise to the protein MLRGGRGGRHSPELYPHTLKCSNASDTSSAYSGSDTMTSVHSSLDMDMEVDLSGLLESIVDSEEEEDLEESMDSLTVRDAVRECLEKDPSERTDEDIEILLEFTQHLKAFTNMTLTVRRALCAVMVFAVVEKAETVVMNDGEEHDSWSVLINGQVGIEHQNGDIEYLNVGDSFGMAEATLEKLYHRGIMTTRCDDCQFVCVTQTDYYRILHQGEENIKRHENENGVIVLVTEYRGAAGDSGHQQGHVVIRGTPEHLMLQLIEDNSRDSTYVEDFLLTHRTFIESPLVVAKQLLAWFSEPSVRDKVTRVVLLWVNNHFTDFETDPNMMEFLENFEMALEQEKMESQLRLLNIACSAKARTRSVTLSRPTRDEPLYFSILGGYERGYGIFVLKVEKHSKAEDVGLKRGDQILEVNCQSFQHVSHAKAMEIITGSTHLSITVKSNLLAFKQMMLMPENSPRQRGGANMVRWQTDPRARLSTAELLSDDPITLTPMFQSPTKKPQQMNIKKEPQKGFMTLGPKRRLQKALMKMNILPKNTINDGIHNDDSVLSHSESLHKPNSSTSFYNSHSNPDLISICYDEYQSSDYPEHVLKVYRADQTCKYLLVHKETTAREVVMLTLQEFGITDPSSNFSLCEVSVAQGGIIKQHRLPDQLQNLAERIGLSSRYYLKTNGVSETLVPDEMAPELLRESVVHFLQLNAVEVAVQLTLQDFCIFRQIESTEYVDDLFDLKSRYGTPMLSQFAGLVNKEMFWVVTEVVNEQNIVRRSKIIKQFIKVARHCKECKNFNSMFAIISGLGHGAVSRLRMTWEKLPTKYNKLFSDLQMLMDPSRNMSKYRQLVTIEQGRSPVIPFYPVVRKDLTFIHLGNDTKVEGMVNFEKLRMIAKEVRTLTNMCSSPYDLLTLLELGKQPPSNAMVALNQLTTGVQQGQVTVKRRKKSSNVPNPKKMFEEAQMVRRVKAYLNRMHVETDEERLHALSLECEGSGPAPTMPRRRHPSPSLSTTSSASSASESKKSFAGNKFGAASPQAVRKLLALSEPAKTRPHQPRPAPPGPSPCSQRRDGHPGSGICCSRAAHERSHSDTPTPLPVDLSAESSSVTSLVNLPLRKTGSATSSDSGHGSCTTANCVRPLPPIPRMPYTLAAQVARLERLSRAHSHEGVTRSYDYYHDAPDDEDDDQQVSAV